A genomic stretch from Vallicoccus soli includes:
- the glmS gene encoding glutamine--fructose-6-phosphate transaminase (isomerizing) — MCGIVGYVGDRAALDVVVQGLRRMEYRGYDSAGVALVADGALVVRRRAGKLGNLVAALEEEPTPASTTGIGHTRWATHGAPNDRNAHPHTDERGRVAVVHNGIIENFARLRAELEARGRTLSSDTDTEVVAHLLAEALPVSGGDLAEAMRAVCLRLEGAFTLVATVADDPDVVVGARRNSPLVVGRGDGENFLASDVSAFIAHTREAVELGQDQVVELRREGIAVTHFDGTPAAVRSYHVDWDASAAEKGGYAWFMQKEIAEQPRALADTLLGRVDESGRLSLDEMRLSDDELREIDKIVVIACGTAYHAGLVAKYAIEHWTRIPCEVELASEFRYRDPILDRQTLVVAVSQSGETMDLLMALRHAREQGSRVLAICNTNGSTIPRESDAVLYTHAGPEVAVASTKGFLTQLVACYLVALYLGQVRGTKWGDEVTAVVRDLAAMPEKVEKVLEAMEPVRELARSLVDARSVLFLGRHVGYPVALEGALKLKELAYIHAEGFAAGELKHGPIALIEDGLPVIVVAPSPRGRSLLHDKVVSNIQEVRARGARTIVIAEEGDEAVVPYADHLVRVPASPVLLQPLLTTVPLQEFACELAAAKGFDVDQPRNLAKSVTVE; from the coding sequence ATGTGCGGGATCGTGGGGTACGTGGGCGACCGGGCGGCGCTCGACGTCGTGGTGCAGGGGCTGCGGCGGATGGAGTACCGCGGCTACGACTCCGCCGGGGTGGCGCTCGTCGCCGACGGCGCGCTGGTCGTGCGCCGGCGCGCGGGCAAGCTGGGCAACCTCGTCGCCGCGCTCGAGGAGGAGCCGACGCCGGCGAGCACGACGGGCATCGGGCACACCCGCTGGGCGACCCACGGCGCGCCCAACGACCGCAACGCCCACCCGCACACCGACGAGCGCGGCCGCGTCGCGGTGGTGCACAACGGCATCATCGAGAACTTCGCCCGGCTGCGCGCCGAGCTCGAGGCGCGCGGGCGCACCCTGTCGTCCGACACGGACACCGAGGTCGTGGCGCACCTGCTCGCCGAGGCCCTGCCGGTGTCCGGCGGCGACCTCGCCGAGGCCATGCGCGCGGTGTGCCTGCGCCTGGAAGGCGCCTTCACGCTCGTCGCCACCGTCGCGGACGACCCCGACGTGGTCGTCGGCGCCCGGCGCAACTCGCCCCTGGTGGTCGGGCGCGGCGACGGCGAGAACTTCCTCGCCTCGGACGTGTCGGCCTTCATCGCGCACACCCGCGAGGCGGTGGAGCTCGGGCAGGACCAGGTCGTCGAGCTGCGCCGCGAGGGCATCGCCGTCACCCACTTCGACGGGACGCCGGCGGCGGTGCGGTCGTACCACGTGGACTGGGACGCCTCGGCGGCGGAGAAGGGCGGCTACGCCTGGTTCATGCAGAAGGAGATCGCCGAGCAGCCCCGCGCCCTCGCCGACACCCTGCTGGGCCGCGTCGACGAGTCCGGGCGGCTGTCGCTCGACGAGATGCGCCTGTCCGACGACGAGCTGCGCGAGATCGACAAGATCGTCGTCATCGCGTGCGGCACGGCCTACCACGCCGGGCTCGTCGCCAAGTACGCCATCGAGCACTGGACCCGCATCCCCTGCGAGGTCGAGCTCGCCAGCGAGTTCCGCTACCGCGACCCGATCCTGGACCGGCAGACCCTCGTCGTCGCCGTGTCGCAGTCCGGCGAGACCATGGACCTGCTCATGGCGCTGCGCCACGCGCGCGAGCAGGGGTCGCGGGTCCTGGCGATCTGCAACACCAACGGCTCGACGATCCCGCGCGAGTCCGACGCGGTGCTCTACACGCACGCCGGCCCCGAGGTCGCGGTCGCCTCGACCAAGGGGTTCCTCACCCAGCTCGTCGCCTGCTACCTCGTCGCGCTCTACCTCGGGCAGGTGCGCGGCACGAAGTGGGGCGACGAGGTGACCGCCGTCGTGCGCGACCTGGCGGCGATGCCGGAGAAGGTGGAGAAGGTCCTCGAGGCGATGGAGCCGGTGCGCGAGCTCGCCCGCTCGCTCGTCGACGCCCGCTCGGTCCTCTTCCTCGGCCGGCACGTGGGCTACCCGGTGGCCCTCGAGGGGGCGCTCAAGCTCAAGGAGCTGGCGTACATCCACGCGGAGGGCTTCGCGGCCGGTGAGCTGAAGCACGGTCCCATCGCGCTCATCGAGGACGGCCTGCCCGTCATCGTCGTGGCGCCCTCGCCGCGCGGGCGCTCGCTGCTGCACGACAAGGTCGTGAGCAACATCCAGGAGGTGCGCGCCCGCGGTGCGCGCACCATCGTCATCGCCGAGGAGGGCGACGAGGCGGTCGTGCCCTACGCCGACCACCTCGTGCGGGTGCCGGCCTCGCCGGTCCTGCTGCAGCCGCTGCTGACCACCGTGCCGCTGCAGGAGTTCGCCTGCGAGCTCGCGGCCGCGAAGGGCTTCGACGTGGACCAGCCGCGGAACCTCGCGAAGTCCGTCACCGTCGAGTAG
- the rpsI gene encoding 30S ribosomal protein S9, giving the protein MESAPRPVVTVPGAATGRRKEAVARVRIVPGTGQWSINGRSLEDYFPNKVHQQLVNEPFRTLELDGAYDVIVRIAGGGASGQAGALRLGIARCLNGIDVEANRPALKKAGFLTRDPRVKERKKYGLKKARKAPQYSKR; this is encoded by the coding sequence CTGGAGTCCGCGCCGCGCCCGGTCGTCACCGTCCCCGGTGCCGCGACCGGCCGCCGCAAGGAGGCCGTCGCCCGCGTGCGCATCGTGCCGGGCACCGGCCAGTGGTCGATCAACGGCCGCAGCCTCGAGGACTACTTCCCGAACAAGGTGCACCAGCAGCTCGTCAACGAGCCGTTCCGCACCCTCGAGCTCGACGGCGCGTACGACGTCATCGTGCGCATCGCCGGCGGCGGCGCCTCCGGGCAGGCCGGCGCGCTGCGCCTGGGCATCGCCCGCTGCCTCAACGGCATCGACGTCGAGGCCAACCGCCCGGCACTGAAGAAGGCCGGCTTCCTCACCCGCGACCCGCGGGTGAAGGAGCGCAAGAAGTACGGTCTGAAGAAGGCCCGCAAGGCGCCCCAGTACAGCAAGCGCTGA
- the glmM gene encoding phosphoglucosamine mutase encodes MARLFGTDGVRGLANRDVTAELALDLSVAAAHVLGDRGAFAGHRPVAVVGRDTRASGEFLAAAVTAGLASAGVDVLDAGVLPTPGVAALTADLGADLGVVLSASHNPMPDNGIKFFARGGHKLADDVEDAVERRMREHWDRPTGSAVGRVRPFPEATARYAERLLATLPHRLDGLSVVVDAAHGAAARVAPEVLRRAGAQVHAIGAEPDGLNINDGYGSTHLDRLRAAVLERGAHAGVAFDGDADRCLAVDAAGEVVDGDQVLAVLALGMREAGTLRGGAVVATVMSNLGFRLAMQREGIEVVETAVGDRYVLEAMQAGGYALGGEQSGHVVLLDHATTGDGLLTALHLLARQAATGAPLAELAGVMQRLPQVLVNVPGVDRARVGTNEPVRRAVDAADRELGSTGRVLLRPSGTEPLVRVMVEAASAEQARAVADRLAGVVRAELAL; translated from the coding sequence ATGGCACGGCTGTTCGGCACCGACGGGGTCCGGGGCCTCGCCAACCGCGACGTCACCGCCGAGCTGGCGCTGGACCTGTCGGTCGCGGCGGCCCACGTGCTCGGCGACCGCGGCGCGTTCGCGGGCCACCGGCCGGTCGCCGTCGTCGGGCGCGACACCCGCGCCTCCGGGGAGTTCCTGGCGGCCGCCGTGACCGCGGGCCTGGCCAGCGCGGGCGTCGACGTGCTCGACGCCGGGGTGCTGCCGACGCCGGGCGTCGCGGCGCTCACCGCCGACCTCGGCGCGGACCTCGGCGTCGTGCTGTCGGCGAGCCACAACCCCATGCCGGACAACGGCATCAAGTTCTTCGCCCGGGGCGGGCACAAGCTGGCCGACGACGTCGAGGACGCCGTCGAGCGGCGCATGCGCGAGCACTGGGACCGCCCGACCGGGTCGGCGGTCGGCCGGGTGCGCCCGTTCCCGGAGGCCACGGCGCGCTACGCCGAGCGCCTGCTCGCGACGCTGCCGCACCGCCTCGACGGGCTGTCGGTCGTCGTGGACGCCGCGCACGGCGCCGCCGCCCGCGTCGCGCCCGAGGTGCTGCGCCGCGCCGGTGCGCAGGTGCACGCCATCGGCGCCGAGCCGGACGGGCTCAACATCAACGACGGGTACGGCTCCACGCACCTGGACCGGCTCCGCGCCGCGGTCCTCGAGCGGGGCGCGCACGCCGGCGTGGCCTTCGACGGGGACGCCGACCGGTGCCTGGCCGTGGACGCCGCCGGCGAGGTCGTCGACGGCGACCAGGTGCTGGCGGTCCTGGCGCTGGGGATGCGCGAGGCGGGGACGCTGCGCGGCGGTGCGGTCGTGGCCACCGTCATGTCCAACCTCGGCTTCCGCCTGGCCATGCAGCGCGAGGGCATCGAGGTCGTCGAGACGGCGGTCGGCGACCGCTACGTGCTCGAGGCCATGCAGGCCGGCGGGTACGCCCTCGGCGGCGAGCAGTCCGGCCACGTCGTGCTGCTCGACCACGCGACCACGGGCGACGGCCTGCTCACCGCCCTGCACCTGCTCGCCCGCCAGGCCGCGACCGGCGCGCCGCTGGCCGAGCTCGCCGGGGTCATGCAGCGCCTGCCGCAGGTGCTGGTCAACGTCCCCGGCGTGGACCGGGCGCGGGTCGGCACCAACGAGCCGGTGCGCCGGGCCGTGGACGCGGCCGACCGCGAGCTCGGCAGCACCGGGCGGGTGCTGCTGCGCCCGTCGGGCACCGAGCCCCTGGTGCGGGTCATGGTCGAGGCCGCGAGCGCCGAGCAGGCCCGCGCGGTGGCCGACCGGCTCGCCGGCGTCGTGCGGGCCGAGCTCGCCCTCTGA
- a CDS encoding ATP-binding cassette domain-containing protein, whose translation MGHVDVGGVGYRLPDGRELLADVSFRVGDGAKVALVGANGAGKTTLVRLVAGDLQPHAGQVVRSGGLGVMRQLVGTVGRAGDEDGPTGPPTVRDLLLGAAPPRVQAAARAVDEAELAMMERDDEPTQLRYAQALADWADAGGYDAEVLWDTCTVAALGVPYERAQWRAAATLSGGEQKRLVLEALLRGPDEVLLLDEPDNFLDVPGKRWLEEQLRATPKTVLYVSHDRELLARTATRVVTVEGGTAWVHGGGFATWPQARRDRHERLAELLRRWEEEHARLRELVRTLQQQAANSPDMASRYRAMQTRLAKFEAAGPPEAPPPEQRLRMRLRGARTGKRVVVCERLELTGLMEPFDLEVHQGERVAVLGSNGSGKSHLLRLLAGEPVAHTGEWRLGARVVPGHFVQTHEHPELLGRTLVEVLEREHALGRGPAMSALRRYELHRQADQAFESLSGGQQARLQVLRLELGGATLLLLDEPTDNLDVESAEALEEALGAYEGTVLAVTHDRWFARGFDRFLVLGADGRVRESAEPVWDEGRVERAR comes from the coding sequence ATGGGGCACGTGGACGTGGGGGGCGTCGGGTACCGGCTGCCGGACGGGCGGGAGCTGCTGGCCGACGTGTCGTTCCGGGTGGGCGACGGGGCGAAGGTGGCGCTCGTCGGGGCCAACGGGGCGGGCAAGACGACGCTGGTGCGGCTCGTCGCGGGCGACCTGCAGCCGCACGCGGGGCAGGTCGTGCGCAGCGGCGGGCTCGGGGTGATGCGCCAGCTCGTCGGCACCGTCGGCCGGGCCGGCGACGAGGACGGGCCGACGGGGCCCCCGACCGTGCGCGACCTGCTGCTCGGGGCCGCCCCGCCGCGGGTGCAGGCGGCGGCCCGGGCGGTCGACGAGGCCGAGCTGGCGATGATGGAGCGCGACGACGAGCCGACGCAGCTGCGCTACGCGCAGGCGCTCGCGGACTGGGCCGACGCCGGCGGGTACGACGCCGAGGTCCTGTGGGACACCTGCACGGTGGCCGCGCTGGGGGTGCCGTACGAGCGGGCCCAGTGGCGCGCCGCCGCGACGCTGTCCGGCGGGGAGCAGAAGCGGCTCGTGCTCGAGGCGCTGCTGCGCGGGCCGGACGAGGTGCTGCTGCTCGACGAGCCGGACAACTTCCTCGACGTGCCGGGCAAGCGCTGGCTCGAGGAGCAGCTGCGGGCGACGCCGAAGACGGTGCTGTACGTCTCGCACGACCGCGAGCTCCTCGCGCGCACCGCGACCCGCGTCGTCACGGTCGAGGGCGGCACGGCGTGGGTGCACGGCGGCGGGTTCGCGACCTGGCCGCAGGCGCGCCGCGACCGGCACGAGCGGCTGGCGGAGCTGCTGCGGCGCTGGGAGGAGGAGCACGCGCGGCTGCGCGAGCTCGTGCGCACCCTGCAGCAGCAGGCGGCCAACAGCCCCGACATGGCCTCGCGCTACCGGGCCATGCAGACCCGGCTGGCCAAGTTCGAGGCGGCGGGCCCGCCCGAGGCCCCGCCCCCGGAGCAGCGCCTGCGCATGCGCCTGCGCGGCGCGCGCACCGGCAAGCGGGTGGTCGTGTGCGAGCGGCTCGAGCTCACCGGGCTCATGGAGCCGTTCGACCTCGAGGTGCACCAGGGCGAGCGGGTGGCCGTGCTGGGCTCGAACGGGTCGGGCAAGTCGCACCTGCTGCGCCTGCTCGCGGGCGAGCCGGTGGCGCACACCGGGGAGTGGCGGCTCGGCGCCCGGGTGGTGCCGGGGCACTTCGTGCAGACCCACGAGCACCCCGAGCTCCTCGGGCGGACCCTCGTGGAGGTCCTGGAGCGCGAGCACGCGCTGGGCCGCGGCCCGGCGATGTCGGCGCTGCGCCGCTACGAGCTGCACCGGCAGGCCGACCAGGCCTTCGAGTCGCTGTCCGGCGGGCAGCAGGCCCGCCTGCAGGTGCTGCGCCTCGAGCTCGGCGGGGCGACGCTGCTGCTGCTCGACGAGCCGACGGACAACCTCGACGTGGAGTCGGCCGAGGCGCTCGAGGAGGCCCTGGGGGCGTACGAGGGGACGGTGCTGGCGGTGACGCACGACCGCTGGTTCGCCCGCGGCTTCGACCGCTTCCTCGTGCTCGGCGCCGACGGGCGGGTGCGCGAGAGCGCGGAGCCGGTGTGGGACGAGGGGCGGGTGGAGCGGGCCCGCTGA
- a CDS encoding alpha-amylase family glycosyl hydrolase: MHPPASRHRRRRARKTLAPALAAGLVATLPAVGAALPASAAPATGAPVLVGSLQSELGCARDWDAACSRTRLQPAGDGTWSRVLTVPKGTWRVQVADDGARYAPDGSAARGPVVVAGDVRLRFTYDEATRRTTVVPVARAAGVTAADRRLAARGSLREDLTRERFYFVMADRFENGDPSNDLGGLPADRLQSGYDPEHRGFYHGGDIRGIIERLDYIQGMGTTAIWLTPSFKNKPVQGPPGQESAGYHGYWITDFTQIDPHLGTNEDLRELTDAAHARGMKVFFDIITNHTADVIDYAEGEYDYVSKEQVPYRDASGEVFDDRDVAGSEDFPPLDPQTSFPYTPVFPQPSDATVKVPAWLNDPTMYHNRGNARFDGTESDEYGDFVGLDDLFTERPEVVDGMSEVYEAWAGFGIDGFRIDTVKHVNIEFWQEFAPRIEAAAEAAGTPDFFSFGEVYDADPRKTSRYTTEGGLQATLDFGFQASATGFGQGRATTGLRDFFAKDDWYTDADSNAYSLPTFLGNHDMGRIGKFLADSGASGDELLERDRLTHALMYLTRGQPVVYYGDEQGFVGDGNDQLARQDMFASQVAEYNDDDLIGTDATTAEENFDPEHPLYRHLAELSALREEHPTLADGAQVHRFASGDAGVYAFSRISDADDVEHLVATNNSTTERTVVLDTFSAGMRFDGLWPAGTGAVTSDAEGRVAVTVPPLSAVVWKASGPLAPARRAPQVQFRAEAGSTVGGRAEVGAVVPGGGFDQVSFAYRRAGTSAWTPLGTDDNAPYRVFHDVTGLPAGSVLEYRAVLRDHSGNFSVAQSSRSVGAPAPEPVAPRVPVAPEDQPDRITVPGDFGQEVGCSGDWDPGCTAIDLQLDPADGIWKGTLDVPAGNWAFKAAVDGTWDESYGAGGGSGNIALAAPGGPVTFFYDHATHAVETSAGGGPRVVTGTFQDELGCAADGDAACLRSWLQDLDGDRTATFATTGIPAGTYEARVGDGAPVAFSVAQDGLVTTFAYDTAAGALVVGTSAPVAVPDLATARASWARPGLVLWDLDAAGADRRGWSYRLHWSEAPGGLALDAQAVVGGASVPLTEVGGPGGGERERLRLAPADARRLAGAAAGQWAVAAYDDLGRLVDATGLVRP; encoded by the coding sequence GTGCACCCACCCGCGTCCCGACACCGCCGTCGTCGCGCCCGCAAGACCCTCGCGCCCGCGCTCGCCGCGGGCCTCGTCGCCACCCTCCCCGCCGTCGGCGCGGCCCTGCCCGCCAGCGCCGCGCCGGCCACCGGCGCCCCCGTCCTCGTGGGCAGCCTGCAGTCCGAGCTCGGCTGCGCCCGCGACTGGGACGCCGCCTGCTCCCGCACCCGCCTGCAGCCCGCCGGCGACGGCACGTGGAGCCGGGTGCTCACCGTGCCCAAGGGGACCTGGCGCGTCCAGGTCGCCGACGACGGGGCGCGCTACGCCCCCGACGGCAGCGCGGCGCGCGGCCCCGTGGTCGTCGCCGGCGACGTCCGGCTGCGCTTCACGTACGACGAGGCGACCCGCCGCACCACCGTGGTGCCCGTCGCCCGGGCGGCCGGCGTCACGGCCGCCGACCGCCGCCTGGCCGCCCGCGGCTCCCTGCGCGAGGACCTGACCCGCGAGCGGTTCTACTTCGTCATGGCCGACCGCTTCGAGAACGGCGACCCGTCGAACGACCTCGGCGGGCTGCCCGCGGACCGGCTGCAGAGCGGGTACGACCCCGAGCACCGCGGCTTCTACCACGGCGGCGACATCCGCGGGATCATCGAGCGCCTGGACTACATCCAGGGCATGGGCACGACCGCGATCTGGCTGACGCCGTCGTTCAAGAACAAGCCCGTGCAGGGCCCGCCCGGGCAGGAGAGCGCGGGCTACCACGGCTACTGGATCACCGACTTCACCCAGATCGACCCGCACCTGGGCACGAACGAGGACCTCCGCGAGCTCACCGACGCCGCGCACGCCCGCGGCATGAAGGTCTTCTTCGACATCATCACGAACCACACCGCCGACGTCATCGACTACGCCGAGGGCGAGTACGACTACGTCAGCAAGGAGCAGGTGCCGTACCGGGACGCCTCGGGCGAGGTCTTCGACGACCGCGACGTCGCCGGCAGCGAGGACTTCCCGCCGCTCGACCCGCAGACCTCGTTCCCGTACACGCCGGTCTTCCCGCAGCCGTCCGACGCGACGGTGAAGGTCCCGGCGTGGCTCAACGACCCGACGATGTACCACAACCGCGGCAACGCCCGGTTCGACGGCACCGAGTCCGACGAGTACGGCGACTTCGTCGGCCTCGACGACCTCTTCACGGAGCGGCCCGAGGTCGTCGACGGGATGAGCGAGGTCTACGAGGCGTGGGCCGGCTTCGGCATCGACGGCTTCCGCATCGACACCGTCAAGCACGTCAACATCGAGTTCTGGCAGGAGTTCGCCCCCCGCATCGAGGCCGCGGCCGAGGCGGCCGGGACGCCCGACTTCTTCTCCTTCGGCGAGGTGTACGACGCCGACCCGCGCAAGACGTCCCGGTACACCACCGAGGGCGGTCTGCAGGCGACCCTCGACTTCGGCTTCCAGGCCAGCGCCACGGGCTTCGGGCAGGGGAGGGCGACCACGGGCCTGCGCGACTTCTTCGCCAAGGACGACTGGTACACCGACGCCGACAGCAACGCGTACTCGCTGCCGACGTTCCTCGGGAACCACGACATGGGCCGCATCGGCAAGTTCCTCGCCGACAGCGGCGCGAGCGGCGACGAGCTGCTCGAGCGCGACCGGCTGACCCACGCGCTGATGTACCTGACCCGCGGGCAGCCGGTCGTCTACTACGGCGACGAGCAGGGGTTCGTCGGCGACGGCAACGACCAGCTGGCGCGCCAGGACATGTTCGCCTCGCAGGTCGCCGAGTACAACGACGACGACCTCATCGGCACGGACGCCACGACGGCCGAGGAGAACTTCGACCCGGAGCACCCGCTCTACCGGCACCTGGCCGAGCTGTCGGCGCTGCGCGAGGAGCACCCGACGCTGGCCGACGGCGCCCAGGTGCACCGGTTCGCCAGCGGCGACGCCGGCGTCTACGCGTTCAGCCGGATCAGCGACGCCGACGACGTCGAGCACCTCGTCGCGACGAACAACAGCACGACCGAGCGGACCGTCGTGCTGGACACGTTCAGCGCCGGCATGCGCTTCGACGGGCTCTGGCCGGCCGGCACCGGCGCCGTGACGAGCGACGCCGAGGGGCGGGTCGCCGTCACGGTGCCGCCGCTGTCGGCCGTGGTCTGGAAGGCCTCGGGACCGCTGGCCCCCGCGCGCCGAGCCCCGCAGGTGCAGTTCCGGGCCGAGGCAGGCTCCACGGTCGGCGGGCGCGCCGAGGTCGGGGCCGTCGTCCCCGGCGGCGGGTTCGACCAGGTCTCGTTCGCGTACCGCCGGGCGGGGACCAGTGCCTGGACGCCGCTCGGGACCGACGACAACGCGCCGTACCGGGTGTTCCACGACGTGACCGGCCTGCCGGCCGGCAGCGTGCTGGAGTACCGGGCGGTCCTGCGCGACCACAGCGGGAACTTCTCCGTCGCGCAGTCCAGCCGCTCGGTCGGCGCCCCTGCGCCCGAGCCGGTCGCACCGCGCGTGCCGGTGGCACCGGAGGACCAGCCCGACCGCATCACCGTGCCCGGCGACTTCGGCCAGGAGGTCGGCTGCTCCGGCGACTGGGACCCCGGCTGCACGGCGATCGACCTGCAGCTCGACCCGGCCGACGGCATCTGGAAGGGCACGCTCGACGTGCCCGCCGGCAACTGGGCGTTCAAGGCGGCCGTCGACGGCACGTGGGACGAGAGCTACGGCGCCGGGGGCGGCAGCGGCAACATCGCGCTCGCGGCGCCGGGCGGCCCGGTGACCTTCTTCTACGACCACGCGACGCACGCGGTCGAGACGAGCGCCGGCGGCGGGCCGCGGGTCGTCACCGGCACCTTCCAGGACGAGCTCGGCTGCGCCGCCGACGGCGACGCGGCGTGCCTGCGCTCCTGGCTGCAGGACCTGGACGGCGACCGGACCGCCACCTTCGCCACCACGGGCATCCCCGCCGGGACGTACGAGGCCCGGGTCGGCGACGGCGCGCCGGTGGCCTTCTCCGTCGCGCAGGACGGCCTGGTGACGACGTTCGCGTACGACACGGCGGCCGGCGCCCTGGTGGTCGGCACGTCCGCGCCCGTCGCGGTGCCGGACCTGGCCACGGCGCGGGCGAGCTGGGCGCGGCCGGGCCTCGTGCTGTGGGACCTCGACGCGGCCGGCGCGGACCGGCGCGGCTGGTCGTACCGCCTGCACTGGTCCGAGGCCCCCGGGGGCCTCGCGCTCGACGCCCAGGCGGTCGTCGGCGGCGCGTCGGTGCCGCTCACCGAGGTCGGCGGCCCCGGCGGCGGGGAGCGCGAGCGGCTGCGCCTCGCGCCGGCCGACGCCCGGCGCCTGGCCGGCGCCGCGGCGGGCCAGTGGGCCGTGGCGGCGTACGACGACCTGGGCCGGCTCGTCGACGCGACGGGGCTCGTGCGCCCCTGA
- the rplM gene encoding 50S ribosomal protein L13 — protein MRTYSPKPGDVQRQWHVIDAEDVVLGRLASQVAVLLRGKHKATFAPHVDTGDFVVVVNAGKVALTGSKRDQKIAYRHSGYPGGLKAVSYTELLEKDPRKAVEKAVKGMLPHNALGRAMLKKLKVYAGPEHPHTAQQPAPYEIGQVAQ, from the coding sequence GTGCGCACGTACAGCCCCAAGCCCGGTGACGTCCAGCGCCAGTGGCACGTGATCGACGCCGAGGACGTGGTGCTCGGGCGCCTCGCCTCCCAGGTGGCGGTCCTGCTGCGGGGCAAGCACAAGGCGACGTTCGCCCCGCACGTCGACACGGGCGACTTCGTCGTCGTCGTGAACGCCGGCAAGGTCGCGCTGACCGGCAGCAAGCGCGACCAGAAGATCGCGTACCGCCACTCGGGCTACCCGGGCGGGCTCAAGGCCGTCTCCTACACCGAGCTGCTCGAGAAGGACCCCCGCAAGGCCGTCGAGAAGGCCGTCAAGGGGATGCTCCCGCACAACGCGCTCGGCCGGGCGATGCTCAAGAAGCTCAAGGTCTACGCGGGCCCGGAGCACCCCCACACCGCCCAGCAGCCGGCGCCCTACGAGATCGGCCAGGTCGCGCAGTAA